Proteins encoded together in one Candidatus Poribacteria bacterium window:
- a CDS encoding 4Fe-4S binding protein — MDKYIRNIYRGVYTVLVGMRVTIRQFFEPNVTHQYPYEHDYEKKRNVREIPKGYRGQLYNRIEDCIGCKKCEMICPVDCITITGTKLPKGEQLWDSMNIVHLKDGREVIGIIEGDDKKIKSADSITVTNITSRLGTQEVIDRLEPSGNESRNETFSSDEISRVVTRNPVVFYLDQFDIDMSLCMYCGLCTEVCPTECLVMKDTLEGIEYSKFDRSDLIFKFDKQEMYDKDGAVDAEAAD; from the coding sequence ATGGATAAATACATACGAAACATCTACAGAGGCGTTTATACCGTTCTCGTTGGAATGCGGGTGACAATCAGGCAGTTCTTTGAACCGAACGTCACACATCAATACCCGTATGAACACGACTATGAGAAAAAACGCAACGTTCGAGAGATTCCTAAAGGGTACCGCGGGCAGCTTTACAATCGGATTGAGGATTGTATCGGATGTAAGAAGTGTGAGATGATTTGCCCAGTCGATTGCATTACGATTACTGGCACCAAACTCCCGAAAGGTGAACAGTTGTGGGATAGCATGAACATCGTGCACCTCAAAGACGGGCGAGAAGTCATCGGCATCATCGAAGGCGATGACAAAAAGATAAAATCGGCAGATTCAATAACTGTCACAAATATCACCTCTCGCTTAGGAACGCAGGAAGTCATCGATCGGCTTGAACCTTCAGGGAATGAGAGTCGAAACGAGACTTTCTCCAGTGATGAGATATCGCGGGTCGTTACGCGAAACCCGGTTGTGTTCTATCTGGATCAATTCGATATTGATATGTCCCTCTGTATGTATTGTGGACTTTGCACTGAAGTCTGCCCCACAGAATGCCTCGTCATGAAGGATACACTCGAAGGCATTGAGTATTCCAAGTTCGATCGGTCAGATTTAATCTTCAAGTTCGACAAACAGGAGATGTACGATAAAGATGGTGCTGTAGACGCAGAAGCAGCGGATTAG